The following coding sequences are from one Rathayibacter sp. VKM Ac-2760 window:
- the fmt gene encoding methionyl-tRNA formyltransferase, with the protein MRLVFAGTPAAAVPTLRALAASGHEVVAVVTRADAPVGRKRVLTPSPVAVVAEELGLPVLKANRLDEEVTDRIAALAPDLGVIVAYGGLVRARLLAVPRLGWINLHFSLLPRWRGAAPVQRALMAGEERIGAAVFQLVVELDAGDVFAAIEEEVAGRTAGELLDVLAERGAQLTGAVVDDLAAGTAVAVPQSGEVTLAPKLDVTDGRIDWSQPSARILALVRGVTPEPGASTAVGDARLKVLALRPVDAAALAPGAVLLDAGRALVGTGDGAVELVSVQPAGKNPMPGAAWARGLRESTVLA; encoded by the coding sequence GTGCGCCTCGTCTTCGCCGGCACGCCGGCCGCCGCCGTCCCGACCCTGCGCGCCCTCGCCGCGTCCGGCCACGAGGTGGTCGCGGTGGTGACCCGGGCCGACGCGCCCGTCGGCCGGAAGCGCGTGCTCACGCCCTCGCCCGTCGCCGTGGTCGCGGAGGAGCTCGGTCTACCGGTGCTCAAGGCGAACCGCCTCGACGAGGAGGTCACCGACCGGATCGCCGCGCTGGCACCCGATCTCGGCGTGATCGTCGCCTACGGCGGTCTCGTGCGCGCTCGGCTGCTCGCGGTGCCGCGGCTCGGCTGGATCAACCTGCACTTCTCGCTGCTGCCGCGCTGGCGCGGTGCCGCGCCCGTCCAGCGCGCACTGATGGCGGGGGAGGAGCGGATCGGCGCGGCCGTCTTCCAGCTCGTCGTCGAGCTCGACGCGGGCGACGTCTTCGCCGCGATCGAGGAGGAGGTCGCCGGGCGGACTGCCGGTGAGCTCCTCGACGTGCTCGCGGAGCGCGGCGCGCAGCTCACCGGCGCGGTGGTCGACGACCTCGCCGCCGGCACCGCGGTCGCCGTGCCGCAGTCCGGCGAGGTGACCCTCGCGCCGAAGCTCGACGTGACCGACGGCCGGATCGACTGGTCGCAGCCGTCGGCGCGGATCCTCGCCCTCGTGCGCGGTGTCACTCCCGAGCCCGGAGCCTCGACCGCGGTCGGCGACGCGCGACTGAAGGTGCTGGCCCTGCGTCCGGTCGACGCGGCCGCGCTCGCCCCGGGCGCGGTGCTGCTCGACGCCGGCCGTGCGCTGGTCGGCACGGGCGACGGCGCCGTCGAGCTCGTGTCGGTGCAGCCCGCGGGCAAGAACCCGATGCCCGGTGCCGCCTGGGCCCGGGGCCTGCGCGAGAGCACGGTGCTCGCGTGA
- a CDS encoding transcription antitermination factor NusB translates to MSARARVAPARQVAYDVLLAVSGGDAYANLVLPARIRAAELSPADAALATELCYGTLRLSGYYDRVIALAAGRAVESIDAPVLDALRLGVHQLLATRVAAHAAVNESVALVAGGSSRGAVAFANAVLRTVTRSSAEEWQQRVADAATSGDDRLAAASSHPVWIVKALRRALAAEGAADELEELLAADNAAPRVNLVALPGLAEATELPDAAPDRWSPVGLVSTGGDPEAIAPVHEGRVRVQDEGSQLAALALSRAEPIREGERWLDLCAGPGGKAALLAAEARAGGATLLANEVVPARAGLVRQALAAVDPSVEVRTSDGRALGEEQPGAFDRILLDAPCTGLGALRRRPEARWRKTADDVAPLAALQGELLDSALAALAPGGLLAYVTCSPHLGETKRVLALAAERHPGAFELVDTPAVLRGVTREPLPLAEDVLHVQLWPHRHGTDAMFIQLLRRTPA, encoded by the coding sequence GTGAGCGCCCGCGCCCGCGTGGCGCCCGCCCGCCAGGTCGCCTACGACGTCCTGCTCGCGGTCAGCGGCGGCGACGCCTACGCCAATCTCGTGCTGCCCGCCCGGATCCGCGCGGCCGAGCTGTCGCCCGCCGACGCCGCCCTCGCGACCGAGCTCTGCTACGGCACGCTGCGCCTCTCCGGCTACTACGACCGGGTGATCGCCCTCGCCGCGGGCCGCGCGGTCGAGTCGATCGACGCCCCCGTGCTCGACGCGCTCCGCCTCGGCGTGCACCAGCTGCTCGCCACCCGCGTCGCCGCGCACGCCGCGGTCAACGAGAGCGTCGCGCTGGTCGCCGGCGGCTCCTCCCGCGGCGCCGTCGCCTTCGCGAACGCGGTGCTGCGCACGGTCACCCGCTCGAGCGCCGAGGAGTGGCAGCAGCGGGTCGCCGACGCCGCGACCTCCGGAGACGACCGGCTCGCGGCGGCGAGCTCGCACCCGGTCTGGATCGTCAAGGCGCTGCGCCGCGCCCTCGCCGCCGAGGGTGCGGCCGACGAGCTCGAGGAGCTGCTGGCCGCCGACAACGCCGCCCCCCGGGTGAACCTCGTCGCCCTGCCCGGCCTCGCCGAGGCCACCGAGCTGCCCGACGCCGCGCCCGACCGCTGGTCGCCGGTCGGCCTGGTCAGCACCGGCGGCGACCCCGAGGCGATCGCTCCCGTGCACGAGGGCCGGGTGCGCGTGCAGGACGAGGGCTCGCAGCTGGCCGCGCTCGCGCTCTCCCGCGCCGAGCCGATCCGCGAGGGTGAGCGCTGGCTCGACCTCTGCGCAGGACCCGGCGGCAAGGCGGCGCTGCTGGCGGCCGAGGCGCGCGCGGGCGGCGCGACGCTGCTGGCCAACGAGGTCGTCCCCGCGCGGGCCGGGCTTGTCCGCCAGGCCCTCGCCGCCGTGGATCCGAGCGTCGAGGTGCGCACCAGCGACGGCCGCGCCCTCGGCGAGGAGCAGCCGGGCGCGTTCGACCGCATCCTCCTCGACGCGCCCTGCACCGGGCTCGGCGCCCTCCGCCGCCGGCCGGAGGCCCGCTGGCGCAAGACCGCGGACGACGTCGCGCCGCTCGCCGCCCTGCAGGGCGAGCTGCTCGACTCCGCCCTCGCCGCGCTCGCGCCGGGCGGACTGCTCGCCTACGTCACCTGCTCGCCGCACCTCGGCGAGACGAAGCGCGTGCTCGCGCTCGCGGCGGAGCGCCACCCCGGCGCCTTCGAGCTCGTCGACACCCCGGCGGTGCTCCGCGGCGTCACCCGCGAGCCGCTCCCGCTCGCCGAGGACGTCCTGCACGTGCAGCTGTGGCCGCACCGGCACGGGACGGACGCGATGTTCATCCAGCTGCTGCGCCGCACCCCGGCCTGA
- the rpe gene encoding ribulose-phosphate 3-epimerase — MPARINPSILSADFVNFEAELQRITGADLVHVDVMDNHFVPNLTFGLPMVQRLQEVSPRPLDVHLMIDDPDRWAPGYAETGAYSVTFHAEAARDAVGVARRLRAIGARAGIALKPGTPVDDYLDLLPEFDQVLVMTVEPGFGGQSFMAETMPKLHALRAVVDRTGLDVWLQVDGGIAPGTIEIAAEAGADTFVAGSAVFGADDPEAAIAALRDTASSFLHRH; from the coding sequence ATGCCAGCACGGATCAACCCCAGCATCCTGTCCGCCGACTTCGTCAACTTCGAGGCCGAGCTGCAGCGGATCACCGGGGCCGATCTCGTGCACGTCGACGTGATGGACAACCACTTCGTGCCGAACCTCACCTTCGGTCTGCCGATGGTGCAGCGCCTCCAGGAGGTGTCGCCGCGGCCGCTCGACGTGCACCTGATGATCGACGACCCGGACCGCTGGGCCCCCGGCTACGCCGAGACGGGCGCCTACTCCGTCACCTTCCACGCCGAGGCCGCGCGCGACGCCGTCGGCGTGGCCCGCCGCCTCCGCGCGATCGGCGCGCGCGCCGGCATCGCGCTCAAGCCCGGCACCCCGGTCGACGACTACCTCGACCTGCTGCCCGAGTTCGACCAGGTGCTCGTGATGACGGTCGAGCCCGGCTTCGGCGGCCAGTCCTTCATGGCGGAGACGATGCCCAAGCTGCACGCCCTGCGCGCCGTGGTCGACCGCACCGGCCTCGACGTCTGGCTCCAGGTCGACGGCGGCATCGCCCCCGGCACCATCGAGATCGCCGCCGAGGCGGGCGCCGACACCTTCGTCGCCGGCTCCGCCGTCTTCGGCGCCGACGACCCCGAGGCCGCCATCGCCGCCCTCCGCGACACCGCGTCGTCCTTCCTGCACCGGCACTGA
- a CDS encoding phosphoribosyl-ATP diphosphatase — MKTFDDLFAELGEKAAARPEGSGTVRELDAGVHFIGKKIVEEAAEVWMAAEYEGDERTAEEISQLLYHLQVLMLAKGLTTADVYRHL, encoded by the coding sequence GTGAAAACTTTCGACGACCTCTTCGCTGAGCTGGGCGAGAAGGCCGCCGCGCGTCCCGAGGGTTCGGGCACGGTCCGCGAGCTCGACGCCGGTGTGCACTTCATCGGCAAGAAGATCGTCGAGGAGGCCGCCGAGGTGTGGATGGCCGCCGAGTACGAGGGCGACGAGCGCACGGCCGAGGAGATCTCGCAGCTGCTCTACCACCTGCAGGTGCTGATGCTCGCGAAGGGCCTGACGACGGCCGACGTCTACCGACATCTGTGA
- the hisG gene encoding ATP phosphoribosyltransferase → MTTTTPTTPDTTAPAAPPALLRVAVPNKGSLSETAGQMLAEAGYTGRRDPKELHVVDERNGVEFFYLRPRDIATYVGSGALDVGVTGRDLLIDSGSEAREIASLGFADSTFRFAGPAGRYTELQQIDGLRVATSYPGLVGRFLREHGVEVTLIRLDGAVESAIQLGVADVIADVVETGTTLRKAGLEIFGPVILKSTAVLVSGAGEPEGIPVLLRRLQGVLVAREYVLLDYDCPVALLETATALAPGFESPTVSPLHDPEWVAVRVMVPRADMNQVMDRLYDLGARAILVTSIHAARL, encoded by the coding sequence GTGACCACGACCACCCCCACCACTCCTGACACCACCGCCCCCGCCGCCCCGCCCGCGCTTCTGCGCGTCGCCGTGCCGAACAAGGGCTCGCTCTCCGAGACCGCGGGCCAGATGCTCGCCGAGGCCGGCTACACCGGCCGCCGCGATCCCAAGGAGCTGCACGTCGTCGACGAGCGCAACGGGGTCGAGTTCTTCTACCTGCGCCCCCGCGACATCGCCACCTACGTCGGCTCCGGCGCGCTCGACGTCGGCGTCACCGGCCGCGACCTGCTGATCGACTCCGGCTCCGAGGCGCGCGAGATCGCGAGCCTCGGCTTCGCCGACTCGACCTTCCGCTTCGCCGGTCCGGCCGGCCGCTACACCGAGTTGCAGCAGATCGACGGCCTCCGCGTCGCGACCAGCTACCCCGGCCTCGTCGGCCGCTTCCTGCGCGAGCACGGAGTCGAGGTCACCCTCATCCGCCTGGACGGTGCGGTCGAGTCGGCCATCCAGCTCGGCGTCGCCGACGTGATCGCCGACGTCGTCGAGACCGGCACCACGCTGCGGAAGGCGGGCCTGGAGATCTTCGGCCCCGTCATCCTGAAGTCCACGGCCGTCCTCGTCTCCGGCGCGGGCGAGCCGGAGGGCATCCCGGTGCTGCTGCGCCGCCTCCAGGGCGTCCTGGTCGCCCGCGAGTACGTGCTGCTCGACTACGACTGCCCGGTCGCCCTGCTCGAGACCGCCACGGCGCTCGCGCCCGGCTTCGAGTCGCCCACCGTCTCGCCGCTGCACGACCCCGAGTGGGTCGCCGTGCGCGTGATGGTGCCGCGCGCCGACATGAACCAGGTGATGGACCGCCTGTACGACCTCGGCGCCCGCGCGATCCTGGTCACCTCGATCCACGCCGCACGCCTCTAG
- the hisF gene encoding imidazole glycerol phosphate synthase subunit HisF, translating into MSLAVRVIPCLDVAAGRVVKGVNFQNLRDAGDPVELARLYFEQGADELTFLDVTATVDDRSTTYEVVRATAEQVFIPLTVGGGVRSVEDVSRLLAHGADKVGVNSAAIARPELIGEIADVFGAQVLVLSLDVKRSDATASGFVVTTHGGRRETTLDALAWAAEAVERGAGELLVNSIDADGTKQGFDLPLITAMRELSTVPVIASGGAGAVEHFAPAITAGADAVLAASVFHNRELTIGDVKRALDDSGIEIRR; encoded by the coding sequence ATGAGTCTCGCCGTCCGCGTCATCCCGTGCCTCGACGTGGCCGCCGGCCGCGTCGTCAAGGGCGTCAACTTCCAGAACCTGCGCGACGCCGGCGACCCGGTCGAGCTCGCCCGCCTCTACTTCGAGCAGGGCGCCGACGAGCTGACCTTCCTCGACGTCACGGCCACCGTCGACGACCGCTCCACCACCTACGAGGTCGTCCGCGCGACCGCCGAGCAGGTCTTCATCCCGCTGACCGTCGGAGGGGGAGTGCGCTCGGTCGAGGACGTCTCGCGCCTGCTCGCGCACGGCGCCGACAAGGTGGGGGTCAACTCCGCCGCGATCGCCCGGCCCGAGCTGATCGGCGAGATCGCCGACGTCTTCGGCGCGCAGGTGCTGGTGCTCTCGCTCGACGTCAAGCGGAGCGACGCCACGGCCTCCGGCTTCGTCGTCACCACCCACGGCGGTCGCCGCGAGACGACGCTCGACGCGCTCGCATGGGCGGCCGAGGCCGTGGAGCGCGGGGCCGGCGAGCTGCTGGTCAACTCGATCGACGCCGACGGCACCAAGCAGGGCTTCGACCTGCCGCTGATCACGGCGATGCGCGAGCTGAGCACGGTGCCGGTGATCGCCTCGGGCGGCGCCGGCGCCGTCGAGCACTTCGCCCCCGCCATCACGGCGGGCGCCGACGCGGTGCTCGCCGCCTCCGTCTTCCACAATCGCGAGCTGACGATCGGCGACGTGAAGCGCGCCCTCGACGACTCCGGGATCGAGATCCGCCGATGA
- the hisI gene encoding phosphoribosyl-AMP cyclohydrolase, with protein sequence MSTETTGTDTTSTDTTTPDDLTAVLDRATFDASGLLPAVIQQHDTGEVLMLGWMDREALRRTLTEGRVTFWSRSRQEYWRKGDTSGHAQYVRGAALDCDADTLLVQVEQIGAACHTGEHSCFDVDPLAPVTDLGPQA encoded by the coding sequence ATGAGCACCGAGACGACCGGCACCGACACGACCAGCACCGACACGACCACCCCGGACGACCTCACCGCGGTCCTCGACCGCGCCACCTTCGACGCGAGCGGCCTCCTGCCCGCCGTCATCCAGCAGCACGACACCGGCGAGGTGCTGATGCTCGGCTGGATGGACCGCGAGGCGCTGCGGCGCACGCTGACCGAGGGCCGGGTGACCTTCTGGTCGCGCTCCCGCCAGGAGTACTGGCGGAAGGGCGACACCTCCGGCCACGCGCAGTACGTCCGCGGGGCCGCGCTCGACTGCGACGCCGACACGCTGCTCGTGCAGGTCGAGCAGATCGGCGCCGCCTGCCACACCGGCGAGCACTCCTGCTTCGACGTCGATCCGCTCGCCCCGGTGACGGACCTCGGGCCGCAGGCGTGA
- a CDS encoding Trp biosynthesis-associated membrane protein → MSGRRLKYSAILGIVLLAALELTASTQPWATLVLTTGAGDGRALSVVGTVAAPALSALALAGLALAAALAIAGPAFRIVLGLLQIVLGGSVVLAASTALADPVRAGSSLVTDATAIAGRESVAALVASSSSTAWPVVALVAGVLTAVIGVLVLVTVRRWPGAKKKRVSRFEPADGYGHGATTVQTDDGDIDPVVSWDELSRGDDPTSAR, encoded by the coding sequence GTGAGCGGCCGGCGCCTGAAGTACTCCGCGATCCTCGGGATCGTGCTGCTCGCCGCGCTCGAGCTCACCGCGTCCACGCAGCCCTGGGCCACCCTGGTGCTCACCACGGGTGCGGGCGACGGCCGGGCGCTCTCCGTCGTCGGCACCGTCGCCGCGCCGGCGCTCTCGGCCCTCGCGCTGGCCGGGCTCGCCCTCGCCGCCGCGCTCGCCATCGCCGGACCCGCCTTCCGGATCGTGCTGGGGCTGCTGCAGATCGTCCTCGGCGGCTCCGTCGTCCTGGCCGCCTCGACCGCGCTCGCCGATCCCGTGCGCGCCGGCTCGTCACTGGTCACCGATGCGACCGCGATCGCGGGCAGGGAGTCGGTCGCGGCGCTCGTCGCGTCGTCCTCCTCGACCGCCTGGCCGGTCGTCGCGCTGGTGGCCGGCGTGCTGACCGCCGTGATCGGCGTGCTCGTGCTCGTCACGGTCCGGCGCTGGCCCGGTGCGAAGAAGAAGCGTGTCTCCCGGTTCGAGCCCGCCGACGGCTACGGCCACGGCGCGACCACCGTGCAGACCGATGACGGCGACATCGATCCCGTCGTCTCGTGGGACGAGCTGTCGCGCGGCGACGACCCCACCTCCGCCCGCTGA
- a CDS encoding DUF6704 family protein translates to MSTEHDDDNHGHSPAAWTAVVIMLVGFTVGTIAFWFDLPLVVWLSAGVVVVGLLVGVILARLGYGVDGAKANPKARA, encoded by the coding sequence ATGAGCACCGAGCACGACGACGACAACCACGGCCACTCGCCCGCAGCGTGGACGGCCGTCGTCATCATGCTGGTCGGCTTCACGGTCGGCACGATCGCCTTCTGGTTCGATCTGCCCCTCGTCGTCTGGCTCTCGGCCGGAGTCGTGGTGGTCGGCCTCCTCGTCGGAGTGATCCTGGCCCGCCTGGGCTACGGCGTCGACGGCGCGAAGGCCAACCCGAAGGCGCGCGCGTAG
- the trpC gene encoding indole-3-glycerol phosphate synthase TrpC: MLGDLTAGALADAARRRETLPLDVLERRAAERPPALDALAALAPAERVKIIAEVKRSSPSRGALAEIPDPALLAEQYERGGASAISVLTEERRFKGSLADLEAVRAKVSIPVLRKDFIAEPYQVFEARAAGADLVLLIVAALEQPVLVELHALVLELGMTPLVETHSGDELERAADLGARLIGVNARDLSTFELDRDLFGRLSERFPADAVKVAESAVLSADDVAHYRRSGADVVLVGEALVTGGDPVTTLAGFLAH, translated from the coding sequence GTGCTCGGCGATCTGACCGCCGGCGCCCTGGCCGATGCGGCCCGGCGTCGCGAGACCCTCCCGCTCGACGTCCTCGAGCGCCGCGCCGCCGAGCGCCCGCCCGCCCTCGACGCCCTCGCCGCGTTGGCCCCCGCCGAGCGCGTGAAGATCATCGCCGAGGTCAAGCGCTCCAGCCCGTCCCGCGGCGCCCTCGCCGAGATCCCCGACCCGGCACTGCTCGCCGAGCAGTACGAGCGCGGGGGAGCGAGCGCGATCAGCGTCCTCACCGAGGAGCGCCGGTTCAAGGGCTCCCTCGCCGATCTCGAGGCCGTCCGCGCGAAGGTCTCCATCCCGGTGCTGCGCAAGGACTTCATCGCGGAGCCCTACCAGGTCTTCGAGGCCCGCGCGGCCGGCGCCGACCTCGTGCTGCTGATCGTGGCCGCGCTCGAGCAGCCCGTCCTCGTCGAGCTGCACGCCCTCGTCCTCGAGCTCGGGATGACTCCGCTGGTCGAGACGCACTCGGGCGACGAGCTCGAGCGGGCCGCCGACCTCGGCGCGCGCCTCATCGGCGTCAACGCCCGCGACCTCTCCACCTTCGAGCTCGACCGCGACCTCTTCGGCCGTCTCTCCGAGCGCTTCCCGGCCGACGCGGTCAAGGTCGCGGAGTCGGCGGTCCTCTCGGCCGACGACGTCGCGCACTACCGCCGCTCCGGCGCCGACGTGGTCCTCGTCGGCGAAGCCCTCGTCACCGGCGGCGACCCCGTCACCACCCTCGCCGGCTTCCTGGCGCACTGA
- the trpB gene encoding tryptophan synthase subunit beta, producing MALRDELGPYFGDFGGRYVPESLVKALDELSAEYELTKVDPEFRAELTELHRSYTGRPSVITEVPRFAEHAGGARIILKREDLNHTGSHKINNVLGQALLTKRIGKTRVIAETGAGQHGVATATAAALFGLDCVVYMGEVDTERQALNVARMRLLGAEVVSVTTGSRTLKDAINDAMRDWVTNVETTNYIFGTVAGPHPFPAMVRDFQKIIGEEAREQVLALTGALPTAVTACVGGGSNAMGIFHAFLDDPEVKLVGFEAGGDGIETPRHAATISKGRPGVLHGARSFLLQDEDGQTVESHSISAGLDYPGVGPEHAWLSSIGRADYRAVTDSAAMDALMLLSRTEGIIPAIESAHALAGTLELGRELGPDATILVNLSGRGDKDMTTAARYFGLIDQGAVQS from the coding sequence ATGGCACTCCGAGACGAACTCGGTCCCTACTTCGGCGACTTCGGCGGACGCTACGTCCCCGAGTCGCTCGTGAAGGCGCTCGACGAGCTGAGCGCCGAGTACGAGCTCACCAAGGTCGACCCGGAGTTCCGGGCCGAGTTGACCGAGCTGCACCGCAGCTACACCGGGCGGCCCTCGGTCATCACCGAGGTGCCGCGCTTCGCCGAGCACGCGGGCGGCGCGCGGATCATCCTCAAGCGCGAGGACCTGAACCACACCGGCTCGCACAAGATCAACAACGTGCTCGGCCAGGCGCTGCTGACCAAGCGCATCGGCAAGACCCGCGTGATCGCCGAGACCGGCGCCGGCCAGCACGGCGTCGCCACCGCGACCGCCGCCGCCCTCTTCGGCCTCGACTGCGTCGTCTACATGGGCGAGGTCGACACCGAGCGCCAGGCGCTCAACGTCGCCCGGATGCGCCTGCTCGGCGCCGAGGTCGTCTCGGTGACGACCGGCTCGCGCACCCTCAAGGACGCGATCAACGACGCGATGCGCGACTGGGTCACCAACGTCGAGACGACCAACTACATCTTCGGCACGGTCGCCGGCCCGCACCCCTTCCCGGCGATGGTGCGCGACTTCCAGAAGATCATCGGCGAGGAGGCGCGCGAGCAGGTCCTCGCCCTCACCGGCGCGCTGCCCACCGCGGTCACCGCGTGCGTCGGCGGCGGCTCGAACGCGATGGGCATCTTCCACGCGTTCCTCGACGACCCCGAGGTCAAGCTCGTCGGCTTCGAGGCCGGCGGCGACGGCATCGAGACCCCGCGCCACGCCGCGACCATCAGCAAGGGCCGCCCCGGCGTCCTGCACGGCGCCCGCAGCTTCCTGCTCCAGGACGAGGACGGCCAGACCGTCGAGTCGCACTCGATCTCGGCCGGTCTCGACTACCCGGGCGTCGGCCCCGAGCACGCCTGGCTCTCCAGCATCGGCCGGGCCGACTACCGCGCGGTCACCGACTCCGCGGCGATGGACGCGCTGATGCTGCTCAGCCGCACCGAGGGCATCATCCCCGCGATCGAGTCCGCGCACGCCCTGGCCGGCACGCTCGAGCTCGGCCGCGAGCTCGGCCCCGACGCGACCATCCTGGTCAACCTCTCCGGCCGCGGCGACAAGGACATGACGACCGCCGCGCGCTACTTCGGTCTCATCGACCAGGGCGCGGTGCAGTCGTGA
- the trpA gene encoding tryptophan synthase subunit alpha, whose product MSGLGPSVAETVRRRNQEAAGALIGYLPAGFPDLPTSIDAAVALADNGVDAIELGLPYSDPVMDGPVIQEATQAALAGGFRLRHGFDAVREIRARVDVPVLVMTYYNPVLQYGVERFANDLAEAGGSGLITPDLIPDEGVEWMAVSERLGLDRVFLAAPSSSDERLRATVEASRGFVYAVSTMGITGARADVDRAARTLVERLRTAGSDSACVGVGVSTGDQVAEILAYADGAIVGSALVRALASGGVDAVAETARGLAEGTRPRA is encoded by the coding sequence GTGAGCGGCCTCGGCCCGAGCGTCGCCGAGACCGTCCGCCGTCGCAACCAGGAGGCCGCGGGCGCCCTGATCGGCTACCTGCCCGCCGGCTTCCCGGATCTCCCGACGAGCATCGACGCCGCGGTGGCCCTCGCCGACAACGGCGTCGACGCGATCGAGCTCGGCCTGCCCTACTCCGATCCGGTGATGGACGGCCCCGTCATCCAGGAGGCGACCCAGGCCGCCCTGGCCGGCGGCTTCCGCCTGCGCCACGGCTTCGACGCCGTCCGCGAGATCCGCGCCCGCGTCGACGTGCCGGTGCTGGTGATGACCTACTACAACCCCGTCCTGCAGTACGGCGTCGAGCGCTTCGCGAACGACCTCGCCGAGGCGGGCGGCTCCGGCCTGATCACCCCCGACCTCATCCCCGACGAGGGCGTCGAGTGGATGGCCGTCTCGGAGCGCCTCGGCCTCGACCGGGTCTTCCTGGCCGCCCCCTCCTCGAGCGACGAGCGCCTGCGCGCGACGGTCGAGGCGAGTCGCGGCTTCGTCTACGCGGTCTCGACGATGGGCATCACCGGGGCACGCGCCGACGTCGACCGCGCGGCCCGCACGCTCGTCGAGCGCCTGCGCACGGCCGGCTCCGACAGTGCCTGCGTGGGCGTCGGCGTCTCGACCGGCGACCAGGTCGCCGAGATCCTCGCCTACGCCGACGGCGCGATCGTCGGCTCCGCCCTCGTGCGCGCCCTCGCCTCCGGCGGTGTCGACGCCGTGGCGGAGACGGCACGCGGTCTGGCAGAGGGCACGCGTCCGCGAGCCTGA
- the lgt gene encoding prolipoprotein diacylglyceryl transferase, with translation MPSPPEAWSQYDFSLFGREFSIHTYAVCILVGIVVATIMTNARLKRRGAEPWVVLDIIIWAVPLGIIGARLYHVLTHPGDYFFAGADPWEVIRIWNGGNAIFGGLIGGAVGAFIGCRWTGVRFWTFADALAPGMLAAQAIGRLGNWFNHELFGLPTTLPWGLEIETTNPAFPVGLPAGTLFHPTFLYEILWNVVGIAVILLLERRLKLQWGTVFAAYLIWYGIGRVWFESIRIDPSEFFWGIRTNVWAALAAVVVGLVLVVIQRREHPGRETSAYRPGREWTPAPAAVEFEDVESDSDAPTTPSSGTDAEKSTVSRS, from the coding sequence ATCCCGAGTCCGCCCGAGGCGTGGAGTCAGTACGACTTCTCGCTCTTCGGCCGCGAGTTCTCGATCCACACCTACGCCGTGTGCATCCTCGTCGGCATCGTGGTCGCCACGATCATGACGAACGCCCGCCTCAAGCGCCGCGGCGCCGAGCCGTGGGTCGTGCTCGACATCATCATCTGGGCCGTCCCGCTCGGCATCATCGGCGCCCGGCTCTACCACGTGCTCACCCACCCCGGCGACTACTTCTTCGCCGGCGCCGACCCGTGGGAGGTCATCCGGATCTGGAACGGCGGCAACGCGATCTTCGGCGGCCTGATCGGCGGTGCCGTCGGCGCCTTCATCGGCTGCCGCTGGACCGGCGTCCGCTTCTGGACCTTCGCCGACGCCCTCGCCCCCGGCATGCTCGCCGCGCAGGCCATCGGGCGCCTCGGCAACTGGTTCAACCACGAGCTGTTCGGCCTGCCGACGACCCTGCCCTGGGGTCTCGAGATCGAGACCACCAACCCGGCCTTCCCCGTCGGCCTGCCCGCCGGCACGCTCTTCCACCCGACCTTCCTCTACGAGATCCTCTGGAACGTCGTCGGCATCGCCGTCATCCTGCTGCTCGAGCGCCGCCTCAAGCTGCAGTGGGGCACCGTCTTCGCCGCCTACCTGATCTGGTACGGCATCGGCCGCGTCTGGTTCGAGTCGATCCGCATCGATCCGAGCGAGTTCTTCTGGGGCATCCGCACCAACGTCTGGGCCGCCCTGGCCGCGGTCGTCGTCGGCCTGGTCCTCGTCGTGATCCAGCGCCGCGAGCACCCCGGTCGCGAGACCTCGGCCTACCGGCCCGGTCGCGAGTGGACGCCCGCCCCGGCTGCGGTAGAATTCGAGGACGTCGAGTCCGACTCCGACGCACCCACCACTCCTTCTTCCGGCACCGACGCCGAGAAGTCGACGGTCTCCCGCAGCTGA